Proteins encoded in a region of the Petroclostridium xylanilyticum genome:
- a CDS encoding FHA domain-containing protein: MFEILSSIFKYIFIVIIYVFIFGIIRLIYLDIKSMNGQGKKIHEKYPYLKLINRRERLDFKVQESYTLNENKTIGRSSKNDIVIQDPYLSGEHAHLILENGMYLLKDLGSTNGTFINDVKIGVEPVALKNGDRIHIGQIDFLFVNDKK; encoded by the coding sequence ATGTTCGAGATACTTTCTTCCATATTTAAATATATTTTTATAGTTATCATCTATGTCTTTATATTTGGAATTATCCGTCTTATCTATTTGGACATTAAATCTATGAATGGACAGGGGAAAAAAATCCATGAGAAATACCCTTATTTAAAGTTAATAAACCGGAGGGAGCGTCTGGATTTTAAAGTCCAGGAAAGCTACACCCTGAATGAAAATAAGACAATTGGGCGTTCAAGTAAAAATGACATTGTTATCCAGGATCCGTACCTTTCCGGGGAACATGCACATTTGATACTGGAAAACGGTATGTATCTTTTGAAAGATTTAGGAAGCACCAACGGGACATTTATAAATGATGTAAAGATAGGTGTGGAACCGGTAGCGTTAAAAAACGGGGACAGAATTCATATTGGACAGATCGATTTTTTGTTTGTAAATGATAAAAAATGA
- a CDS encoding undecaprenyl-diphosphate phosphatase, translating to MNQLISAIILGIIEGFTEFLPISSTGHLIIANQWFKLEGQFSNIFNVVIQLGAILSVIIYFRDKLNPFAKNKIAGQKWEIIALWKNTIIGVMPALVLGVIFGDVIEERLFNPLTVSITLFIGGIVLIWIENRKKTSRMNAISDITYKDAFLIGIFQCLAMIPGTSRSAATIIGGMLIGSSRKVAAEFSFFLAIPTMFAASAYSLLKGGTALTAQQWQILLAGFVVSFLVAWGVIAVFMNYIRKKDFKLFGYYRIVLGILVMLLLINQ from the coding sequence TATCAGCAATTATCCTGGGAATTATAGAAGGCTTTACTGAATTTCTCCCGATTTCTTCAACAGGGCATTTGATTATTGCAAATCAATGGTTTAAATTAGAGGGTCAATTTAGCAATATATTTAATGTTGTGATTCAACTTGGAGCGATTTTGTCTGTCATCATATACTTTAGAGATAAGTTAAATCCATTTGCGAAAAACAAAATCGCAGGACAAAAATGGGAAATCATCGCCTTGTGGAAAAACACAATTATTGGAGTTATGCCGGCATTAGTATTGGGCGTTATCTTTGGTGATGTCATTGAAGAACGATTGTTTAACCCGCTTACAGTTTCCATTACTTTATTTATCGGCGGGATCGTTTTAATATGGATTGAAAATAGGAAGAAAACCAGCAGAATGAATGCAATTTCCGATATAACATATAAGGATGCGTTTTTAATCGGGATATTTCAGTGCCTGGCCATGATTCCGGGTACTTCAAGGTCAGCGGCTACAATTATAGGTGGCATGCTGATAGGGTCCTCAAGGAAAGTGGCAGCAGAGTTTTCTTTCTTCCTGGCCATACCAACCATGTTTGCAGCATCCGCCTATTCCCTGTTAAAAGGTGGTACAGCCCTGACTGCCCAGCAGTGGCAAATACTTTTGGCAGGCTTTGTAGTATCCTTTCTTGTAGCCTGGGGTGTAATTGCAGTCTTTATGAATTATATTAGAAAGAAAGACTTTAAACTCTTTGGATATTATAGAATTGTTTTAGGTATTCTAGTTATGCTGTTGTTAATTAATCAGTAG